The Candidatus Saccharibacteria bacterium genomic interval CCAGAATTGTATATCTGGCGCTGTCCGGCCACCCCGACCAATAGATTACTATAGACTCAGCAAAAACCAGCGTTTAAGTTATACTTGTTTGTATGAATAAGCACGACAATAAGTCACTAGATCTGAGACGCAAGCCAGCTAACGATCGAAAAGAAGCAAAGCAAAACACTGCCACTATTGGCCAGACGAAAAAACCCGGCTTTTTAAAACGAAACAAAAGACTTCTGCTTGTATTACTAGCAATTGTATTAATAGGCATTGCTATATATGTACTGTTTCTATTGCTGTGGCCAAAAGTTCAAAAGAAGAGTGCTAAAGAAATTTATAGTAGTGCGCAACAGGCTACTTCGGATACCGATATGGTCTTTATTCCATCGGCAGGAATTCAAGCCGAAATAGCCGAGGGCGGTGCAGACCAGCTCGATCGCGGCAAGGCCTGGCATAGGTTCCCAGATCGCGGCGACCCCCAAAAAGGTGGCAACTTTATTATTACTGGCCATAGCTTTGTGTGGGGCTATTCTCCGGGCGAAACCTCCAAGAAATCAATATTCTATAGTTTGGGTGATGCTAAGCCGGGCGACGAGGTGATTGTAAGGT includes:
- a CDS encoding sortase translates to MNKHDNKSLDLRRKPANDRKEAKQNTATIGQTKKPGFLKRNKRLLLVLLAIVLIGIAIYVLFLLLWPKVQKKSAKEIYSSAQQATSDTDMVFIPSAGIQAEIAEGGADQLDRGKAWHRFPDRGDPQKGGNFIITGHSFVWGYSPGETSKKSIFYSLGDAKPGDEVIVRWNKQMYNYTITDKQTVKPTEVAIEAASKIPQLTIYTCTQGGTADGRIVLVAKSKS